A stretch of DNA from Brevibacillus ruminantium:
AGCCTAAGATGCTATAGGCACTGTCTTAGGACGGGCTGATGAGACAGCCCTGAACCTGGGGGAACTACGGATAGCAGAAATGCACTTCCGACTACCACCCAGGAATCCCACTGGTACCGAAGGTGTCAGCTTGCCCCTTTAGGGGTGGGAGTCTCAAGGCGTGAACGATAAAAAAGATGCTCTCGTTCCCGAGCTGGATGATTTGCTGTACAAGTTTACCGAGCTGTTGACGGGAGAAGCGACTCCCGAGCGTGTGGAAATGGTAAAGGTCTGGTGCCTGTACGCACATATGAGCAAAGTGATGCCGCCGCTGATTCAGCATTGGGGCAGTGAGCC
This window harbors:
- a CDS encoding YusU family protein yields the protein MNDKKDALVPELDDLLYKFTELLTGEATPERVEMVKVWCLYAHMSKVMPPLIQHWGSEPEHADAKNQIRDIIEQIKQWNQTKNQKH